In the Silene latifolia isolate original U9 population chromosome 1, ASM4854445v1, whole genome shotgun sequence genome, ccttaaggaatcaactgatcaccaccgtcaaacgacagtaatgtcaaactctagttagcaaatcattactgattaatgttgatcagttgactatataaatgaatcatcccttacgtattcttaatatgagatttaaacatgtgatcgcactattgttgaggaaacATACTCCAACAGTTTTGAGTGCAAAATGTTTATAACTTTCTTAATAAATAGTGTTTAAGAATATCTATGTGTAGTTGAACAGAGTCTTGTATATGTGTTTATGTTACTTAACAAGCTACAACATAGTACTCATGTCTTATGTATTTCATGTTATTGCGTTCTTTAACAATTAACCATCTAAGCAAAAGGCGTAGTGTTATTTGGATATTCAGACTCTCTGCAAAGTTAAATACTAATTATTTACAAATGATTATAATTTTGTTTCCAATCAATTCAACTATCAAAACAATATAACAATAAGAGTTTCATTGTGACCGACACTCAACATGCACAGACAACCGAACCAAATAAAGATACGCTAACATGTACATAAAGAGTCAACAATTAAAATATCTTGGGGGACCGTGCGCGAAGCGCGCGGTGCAACCAACTAGTACATACAAATGTGACTAGTTGTTAGTTTTCCAATTTTATATTGATGTTGATTAATAATGTCAAACGTGGAACAATTAAAAACACTTGTGTTCAATACTTTCAATGTTTTTCGTAGAGGTGATTCGACTTAAGGAAATCGAATATTTACCAAGACCGTGTTTACCTAAATAACAACTACCATAATATGACATACAATATATTTCCATAACACCCCCCTCTCAAGTTGGAGCGTGGGGATCAAAAACGCCCAACTTGGACACCAAATATTTGAACTGTCGAACACCAAGAGCCATCGTAAACAAATCAGCGACCTGCTCGGACGTATGAATATACGAAGGACAAATAAGGCCATCACGAATGGCATCCCGGACAAAATGCCAATCCACCTCGATATGCTTCGTACGTTCATGAAAAACAGGATTATGCGCAAGAGACAAAGCAGACTGACTATCACTATGAAGCACAACTGGACGCAAGATAGCAATATTAAGAAACCGAAATAGGCCAAGTAACCACTTGACTTCACACGTGGCAACGGTCATGGCACGGTACTCAGCTTCAGCGGAAGAGCGAGAAACCGTTGGCtacttctttgttttccaggaaATGGGACAACCTCCCAAAAATACGAAATAAGCAGTCAACGAACGACGTGACAAAGGATAACTCGCATAACCCGCATCACGATAGACTGAGAGCTCTAAATTAGAATCAGCACGAAATAAAATACCCTCCCCAGCATGACGCTTTAAATAGTGTACCACACGTAACGCTGCACGCCAGTGATCTTGACGAGGCTGTTGCATAAACTGAGACAGAATGTGAACATGATACGATAACTCAGGTCGAGTAATAGTAAGATAAATAAGACGACCAACAAGACGTCGATACTTTTCTGGGTCTTCAAAGTCGGCAGCTTTGGACAATGCGAGATGATGATTCTGCTCAATAGGAACACTTTCCGGTTTTCCACCAATAATACCTGTCTCGGATAGAATATCTAGTGTATATTTCCGTTGACAGACAAATATGCCAGAGGAACGGCGTGCAACTTCGATGCCCAATAAATATTTTAACGACCCAAGATCTTTCATGTGAAAACAAGTACTCAAGTATGACTTAACATTTGTGATTGCCTCACTGTTATTTCCCCCAACCACGAGATCATCCACATATACCAAAATATAAACTTCAACACTACCCTTGATATAACAAAACAATGAATAGTCGGAAAGACATTGAACAAAACCATAAGCAGTGAGAGCAGCAGATAATTTAGCAAACTAACAACGAGGGGCCTGACGCAGCCCGTATAACGACTTTTTTATCTTACAAACTTTACCTGTGCCAGGAACAGAATAACCTTGAGGAAGCCGCATATACACTTCTTCCTCCAACTCCTCATGTAAGAAAGCATTATGCACATCCATCTGATGCAATTCCCATTTACGAGCAGCAGCAAGAGCAAGAAAAACGCGTACGGTCACCATATTAGCAGTAGGAGAGAAAATCTCAGGATAATCAATCCCAGCTTCCTGTCGATTTCCAAGCACGACCAACCTCACATTGTATCGCTCTATGGATCCATCAGCTCGCAATTTGACTTTATATACCCATTTATTCCAAATGACCTTTTTATGACTGGGAAAATCAACAACTTCCCAAGTACCATTACGAATTAAGCATCTACCTCAGCCTGCATAGCCTCACGCCACTTCTCATGCTGCATGGCCTCTCGATAAGACTTGGGCTCAATGTTAGTATCAGGACCAGTGAGAAAACAACGATGCACAATGGAAAGTTGTTCATACTTTACATAATGTGCTAGAGGATAGGGCGTACCTGACGACGAAGGTGGAAGAGATGCAACATGAGCATTGGGTTGTACCATTGTGGGAGAAACAACACGGACTGTACTAGTGACATAATCTTCCTCATCATACCGTGATCAAGGAACATGAGGTCGCTTTCCACGACCATACTCACTCGCTTTAACATTCTCATTACTCGAACTGACCACAATACCTCCACCATTGTTGCCATTACTACCTGGCCCCGTGGGCTCACTCCCCGTGACAGGCTGCTCACCATCACTTCCCGTGACAGGCTGATCCACGATCTCACTGCCCGTGACAGGCTGCTCGCTTTCCACCGGAGCATCCTTCTTAGCACAAGGCACATCCTTCAACAAGAACTCACCATCACATCCCGTATCATCTTCATTAAAGGCACCTGACCGTGGCTCAAGGACAGAGCACGGAGTAGCAGGTGCACCGTGAAATGGAAAAATATTCTCATCAAACACTACATCAGGGGATATAAAAATTCATGTGTTTCGATATCATATACCTCTCATCCTTTCTTGCCATAAGGATAACCCACAAAAATACAACGACGACTACGGGAGGCAAACTTATCACCATCTCTACGAGGATGCTTGACAAAACACAAATAACCAAATACCCGAATATTATCATAAACCGGCTTTTTACCAAATAGCATTTCAAAGGGAGTCTTCCCATGAAGCAAGACAGACGGTGTGCGATTTATTAAATACCCAACAGCTAAAATGCATTCACCCCAAAAATGTATGGAAAGACCAGACTGAAAACGCAAAGCTCTCGCAACATTCAAAATATGACGATGTTTTCTCTCTACCCTGCCATTCTGTTGCGAGGTGCCAACGCAAGTAGTTTGAAACACAATTCCATTTTCAGCAAAATACGATTTTAAGCATGTAAATTCTATGCCATTATCTGTACGAACAATCTTAATATTAACCTCAAATTGACGCCTTACCATTGCAATGAAATTCTTTAATAATTGAGATACCTCATCTTTAGTTTTCACCAAATATACCCAAACGACACGTGAGTAATCATCGACTATTGTTAAGAAATAACGACTACCACAAGACGAAGGCGTACGATAATCGCCCCACAGATCACAatgaaccaattcaaaaatacGAGCTGCTTTATTATCACTGACAACAAACTTTTCCCGTGTTTGTTTAGCACGAAAACAAATATCACAAAGAGCGGAATTATTATGACTAATGTTTTTACGATTAATAAATGGCAAATACTGTATTCTTCGAAGGATGGCCCAAGCGACGATGCCAAACTTCAACCTCATCGACCATCTTATTCGACCCACAAGCCTGACCAGTCAATCTGTGAAGAAGGTACAACCTCCCATGTTGCTCACTCACACCAATCGTCGTCATCGACACGCGGTCCAGACATCCTGGGATTGGAACTAGAAGACATAGAACCTTTGACATTGTTCACATACATGTCCCACTTCTCCTTTAGGACACTTACATACTGCTGCTCTCCACAGTTGCTGTTTGTAAGCTCGTCACCTCCATTGACACCATTCGCTGAACCACGCTCATAACCTCCACCACGACCTCGTCCCACCACCACGACCTCCACCATAGTTACCACCATAATTTGACCGACATCTCTCCTTCCAATCTTTAGGATATCCAATGATATCAAAGCACTCTTCCCTCACATGTCCCCATCGATTGCACTTATCACACTTAGGTCGTGTATAACCATCAGATCGAGAAGCTCCGTCACTACGAGAATCAGAATTAACGTTATGGGCAGTGGTGACATTGAAACCGACTGGGTCAGATCGACTCTCACTACGAATGCCAGAACTGGTACCAACGCCAGAGCTGGGACTAATATCATCACCTCGAACCCCCTCTTCTTGAAAAATCGTGGCATAGGCCTAATTAAGAGACGGTGGAGGTTCCTGCAACAAAAGATTGGAACGCACTGTAGCATATTCGGACACGAGTCCCAATAAAAATTCGTGAACCTTACCTTCATCACGTTCCTTATCCAACTTATTGTTGATATTAAACGTACAACCACGGCACTCACACAAGGGATTTCGATCATATTTATCGAGTTCATCCCACAAACGCTTAAGACGACCATAATACTCGGACACAACTTCCTTCTCACCTTGCTTGCATGCTGAGATGGAACCCTTGACACGGTGAAGCTTCGGTCTATTACCCACGTTGAACCGCTGCTCTATGTCGTCCCATAAAACCTTCGCTTCATCAACATATGTGATAGTGGAACCCAAGTTCGGTTCAATGACATTAAACATCCAATTAACAACCATCGCATTCACCATATACCAATCTTCAATGTCCTCGGATTTTTCATCAAGTTTTTTGATTGAACCATCAATAAAACTCGTCTTCTTTCGAGCACGTAGAGCACCACGAAACTTGACGGACCACTCGTCATAGTTATCGCCGGTTAACACGACTTGAATGACTTTATCCCCTAGTTTATCACTCGTTGACAGGAAATACGGACTAATAGGGGGAGACTTTTTGGGTGTATCATTTGTCATGACGACAATCAAACGATATCAACGacgggaaaaaaaaagaaaccttGCTCTGATTACCAAGTTAAAGACGTAAATAGACAAGAGATATTTGGCGTGTAATTGTGTGTATATTGACATTCGAGACATACAACGTATATATAGTACACCGATTACAATCCTAATCACGACTTAAGGAAACCGAATATTTACCAAGACCGTGTTTACCTAAATAACAACTACCATAATATGACATACAATATATTTCCATAACATTTAAAAACACTTTTGTTCAATACTTCCAATGTTTTTCATAGAGGTGATTAAATGCGGGTTTGGGCCGGATATGGACCGGACTCACGTTAAATTTTTGCGGACAAGCGAATTAGCGGGTTTGGGACGGGTTATTGGGTTAGGCCTTTGTAATTTTCTCAAAATGTGTTGCTTGTACAGCTGTACCCGCTAGTTTTGCGGACGAGATGAATCGGGTTCAGTGAATGGGACGACCCATAAACGTCTCTAGTTTTTCGTTTCATCCAACGTTGTCAGTTAGTTTCAATAAATGTTAGTATTAAATATGCAAAATTGTAACACCTCAATATTGTACCTATATAAGATGTTGCCACTTAT is a window encoding:
- the LOC141586457 gene encoding uncharacterized protein LOC141586457, with the protein product MTNDTPKKSPPISPYFLSTSDKLGDKVIQVVLTGDNYDEWSVKFRGALRARKKTSFIDGSIKKLDEKSEDIEDWYMVNAMVVNWMFNVIEPNLGSTITYVDEAKVLWDDIEQRFNVGNRPKLHRVKGSISACKQGEKEVVSEYYGRLKRLWDELDKYDRNPLCECRGCTFNINNKLDKERDEGKVHEFLLGLVSEYATVRSNLLLQEPPPSLN